Proteins found in one Tamandua tetradactyla isolate mTamTet1 chromosome 1, mTamTet1.pri, whole genome shotgun sequence genomic segment:
- the LOC143677161 gene encoding endogenous retrovirus group K member 5 Gag polyprotein-like: MGQFRSLPLLAPLKTLLADGSCESEPPTCKPPESGASSDDSDSESDGDETEGADAPPLIDWGRPPVSPTQPSAPPAPAAGARRLPVNGFGDLAKNPHHGLPLVAESGNNQYEPYDYKVLRELRQAVHQYGPNAPFTLNMVENLSTLNHTPADIYQLARACLPQGRYIDWKAWFEELAEEQAAKNAAGRHGGWNADMLLGKGAHSQNQTGFPQEVYAQIFRCFVGAWKKLTGEGEAQASLSNIHQGPTEPFVDFVAKMQTAAERIFSDPGVAETVVKQMIFEQCNKECKVILAQNRGKNLTEWVRLCRDAGSPLTNAGLAAMLASSLQVAAKKSKDLGTKPRGCYHCGQLGHIKRNCPNKGQPPATQQFGRPYAATRLCGRCHKGPHRAEDCRSAFNAQGVRLSGRPEQDPKNGQRGSALSVDPPACHPATQHPSKFAHPLDQQDWTSVPPPDSY, translated from the exons atggggcagttcagaagtttacctttgttagctcccttaaagacccttttagcggacggctcctgtgaaagtgagccgcccacttgtaagccgccagagtctggcgctagttcagacgactctgactcagagtcagatggtgacgagaccgagggtgcagacgcgcctccgctgatcgattgggggaggccccctgtctcacccacgcagccttccgccccgccagcgcctgctgcaggggcgcggcggcttccggtgaatggttttggtgatctcgccaaaaaccctcaccacgggctccctctggtggccgaatcag gtaataaccagtatgagccatatgattacaaagttttAAGGGAATTGAGGCAagctgtccatcagtatggccccaatgctccttttaccttgaatatggttgaaaacctttccacCCTGAATCATACGCCCGCAGATATATatcagctggcccgtgcttgctTGCCCCAGGgccgatacatagattggaaagcatggttcgaAGAGTTAGCGGAGGAGCAAGCTGcgaaaaacgcagcggggagacatggcggatggaatgcagatatgctattggggaaaggtgcccactcccagaatcaaacagggttccctcaagaagtctacgcccagattttccgttgtttcgtaggagcctggaaaaagctgacaggtgagggagaggctcaagcctcactcagcaacatacatcagggccccacagaacccttcgtggattttgtagccaaaatgcaaactgcggctgagagaattttctcagatccaggagtggcagagactgtagttaaacaaatgatatttgagcagtgcaacaaggaatgtaaagttatcctagcacaaaacagaggaaaaaacctgacggaatgggttcggctctgcagagatgctggtagcccgttaactaatgcaggtctagctgccatgctagccagctccttacaagtagctgcaaagaaatccaaagacctaggaacaaagccaagaggatgttatcattgtggccagttgggacacattaagagaaactgtcccaataaaggccaaccacctgccactcaacagtttggtagaccatatgcggcaaccaggctatgtggccgttgccacaagggaccccatcgcgcagaagactgtaggtcagccttcaatgcgcagggtgtgcgcctttctggccgtcctgaacaggacccaaaaaacgggcagagggggtccgccctttcggtggacccccctgcatgccatccggcgacacaacacccgtccaaattcgcgcatcccctggatcagcaggactggacctctgtgccacctccagactcgtactga